GCATCACGGGCGCAGGCTGGCATCCACGGCGACGGGCCGGTGCCCAGCACCAGTCGTTTAGTGCGGTAAATCTGATTCTCGTTGCTTTTGGTCGAGCGCGTCTGAACCAGATAGCATTCGCGCGTTGCGTCCCAGGTCACCAGTTCCACACGTGTGGAAAATTGCAGGCTGGTTAGCTGGCTGCACGCCCACTGGCAATACTGGTTGAACTCTTTGCGCATCATGAAGAAATCTTCACGGATGTAGAATGAGTAGAGTTTTCCCTGCAGTTTCAGGTAATTCAGAAAGCTGTAAGGACTGGTCGGATCGGCGAGCGTGACCAGGTCGGCCATAAACGGCGTCTGCAAATGCGCACTTTCCAGCATCATGCCAGTGTGCCAGTCGAAGCTGTCATTCTGATCTAAAAACAGACCTTTCAGCTCTTTCACGGGTTCAGTCAGACAGGCCAGGCCGAGGTTAAACGGGCCGATGCCCACGGCGATAAAATCATACATTTGTTCGGTTGAATTCATATTCATGGTGCGGCTCCTTTTACCGGTTTTTGGCGGCGCTCAGCGCAGTGGCAGTCAGTTCTTTGCCGTAATGCGTGATCAGACTGAGCACATCGGCAACGTCTTCCGTGGTGGTGGTCGGGTTCAGCAAGGTGAATTTCAGATACTGACGGTCATGCACTTTGGTACCGGCAATCACGGCGCTGCCGTCGCGGAAAATCGCTTTACGGATACCGGCATTAATCGCGTCAATCTGCTCATGATTCATGGACATACGCGGCACGAAACGGAACACCAGCGTGCTGATCTCCGGTTTATGCAGCACTTCAATGTTCGGGTTCTGTTCCATCATCTGATGGGTTTCAGTGGCGCGTTCCAGCAGCACATCAAAGGATTCACCCAGCGCCTGCTGGCCCATGATGCGCAGCGTCAGCCACATTTTGAGGGCATCAAAACGTTTGGTGGTCTGAATACTTTTGTTGACCAGGTTCGGTGTGCCTTCGAGTTTTGCACTCAACGGATTCAGGTATTCGGCGTGGTGAGTAACATGCTCCAGATGGCTGTGATCGTTAACCAGGAACGCGCTGCAGCTGACCGGCTGGAAGAAGGATTTGTGATAATCCACGGTGACGGAATCCGCCAGATGAATGCCTTCGATGCGCTGACGATGCTGAGGCGATACCAGTAATCCGCAACCGTAAGCGGCGTCGGCATGCATCCAGATTTTTTCTTTGCAGCAGATTTCAGCAATTTCATTCAGCGGGTCGATACTGCCAAAGTCGGTGGTCCCGGCAGTGGCCACCACGGCGATCGGGATCAGCCCTTCTGCGTGGCAGCGCTCGATTTCGGCTTTAAGCGCGTTTATGTCCATACGGAATGCGCTGTCACAAGCCACCGGCACCACGGCGTCATAACCCAGGCCGAGCAGGGCAGCGGATTTCTGAATGCTGAAATGGCTGACCTGAGAACTGAAAATACGCCAGCGGTTAGCTTCCGGCGGCAGACCTTGATATTTAATGCTGTGTTGCGGACGGGTACGTTTGCAGTGACTGTCACGCGCCAGCAGCATCGCCATCAGGTTGGATTGCGTACCGCCGCTGGTGAAAATACCGTCGGACTGTGCGCCAAAACCTATACGGGCGAGAGTCCAGTCGATGACTTTTTGCTCGATTAACGTGCCACCTGCGCTTTGGTCCCAGGTGTCTACGGAGGAGTTAATCGCGCTGATAAAAAGCTCTGCCAGCTGGGACGGAATCACCGTCGGACAGTTCAGATGTGCGAGGTATTTCGGGTGATGAAAATAAACCGCGTGCTGAAGATATAAATCATCCAGTTCTTCCAGGGCCAGACGTGTTCCTGCAAGGGGTTTGGTCAGATCAATATGTCGAAATTGTTCTGCTAATTCAGCGGGAGATACACCGGAAAAAGGTTTTTCCGTGTGGTTAATGTGAGATTTAATTAATTCAATCCCTTGTTCAATCTGGGCCTGCCATTCCGGCGTGCTATTTTGATTGAATATATAACCCTTATTTTCACTTATTTTAGCCTGAGTGATGACGAGGTCTTTGGTGCTGTCCTGCATTATTTCCCAATTATTTATCTGGCTCATCTTGGACCCTTTCTGTTTTTCCGTTCCCTTTACTACGGGCAAGGGGAGGCCACCCGGTAAAGTCAGGAGATTTCAGTGAACGTGTGTATTAGCAGGCAGGGCTTAAGGCCACGCCTGTCAGGTGTGTAGTTTTATCTGTTTTCTTATCGCAAATAACAGCGTTTACGTCTTGTTTGATTTCCTTAGTGCGGACTTATACAAGGTTTTAACGAATGAGAATCATTATAAATGCAAATCATTATCATTCAACTACGGCATTGAACATTTGGATGATTGCTTCAGTTAAGCTTGTTTAATGTGATGCAAGTCACATTTATCAGTCGATTT
The Rahnella variigena genome window above contains:
- a CDS encoding pyridoxal phosphate-dependent decarboxylase family protein encodes the protein MSQINNWEIMQDSTKDLVITQAKISENKGYIFNQNSTPEWQAQIEQGIELIKSHINHTEKPFSGVSPAELAEQFRHIDLTKPLAGTRLALEELDDLYLQHAVYFHHPKYLAHLNCPTVIPSQLAELFISAINSSVDTWDQSAGGTLIEQKVIDWTLARIGFGAQSDGIFTSGGTQSNLMAMLLARDSHCKRTRPQHSIKYQGLPPEANRWRIFSSQVSHFSIQKSAALLGLGYDAVVPVACDSAFRMDINALKAEIERCHAEGLIPIAVVATAGTTDFGSIDPLNEIAEICCKEKIWMHADAAYGCGLLVSPQHRQRIEGIHLADSVTVDYHKSFFQPVSCSAFLVNDHSHLEHVTHHAEYLNPLSAKLEGTPNLVNKSIQTTKRFDALKMWLTLRIMGQQALGESFDVLLERATETHQMMEQNPNIEVLHKPEISTLVFRFVPRMSMNHEQIDAINAGIRKAIFRDGSAVIAGTKVHDRQYLKFTLLNPTTTTEDVADVLSLITHYGKELTATALSAAKNR